One stretch of Caldinitratiruptor microaerophilus DNA includes these proteins:
- a CDS encoding type II toxin-antitoxin system VapC family toxin encodes MSVFVDTSALYALLDRDDANHARARATWLELRHRREPLLTHNYVLVETVALVQRRLGLEAVRALRDALLPLVTVVWVDEALHERALAATIASGRRGVSLVDRVSFEVVRLHVCRAAFAFDEDFAAMGIATLGPDAHAGGGGLANAGNHDDSGPAPR; translated from the coding sequence GTGAGCGTCTTCGTCGACACCTCGGCGCTTTACGCGCTGCTCGACCGCGACGACGCCAACCACGCCCGGGCTCGTGCCACGTGGCTCGAGCTGCGGCACCGGCGCGAACCGTTGCTCACCCACAACTACGTGCTCGTGGAGACCGTCGCCCTGGTCCAGCGACGCCTTGGCCTCGAGGCGGTCCGCGCGCTGCGGGACGCCCTCCTGCCGCTCGTCACCGTCGTCTGGGTCGACGAGGCGCTTCACGAGCGCGCGCTCGCGGCGACCATCGCCTCTGGCCGGCGTGGTGTGAGCCTCGTCGACCGTGTCAGTTTCGAGGTCGTTCGCCTGCACGTCTGCCGGGCCGCGTTCGCGTTCGACGAGGACTTCGCGGCGATGGGCATCGCCACGCTTGGCCCGGATGCTCACGCGGGCGGCGGGGGTCTGGCGAACGCTGGGAACCACGATGACTCCGGCCCGGCGCCCCGCTGA